From Candidatus Methylacidiphilales bacterium:
TCGAACATTTCGCTGTCCGTTCAGTTTTGACGGCTGCCTATGCCAGCACGGTGGCCACGCCGGACACAACGGTCGGACTGCAGGTGAGCATGACCGGGCTGGACGCGGCCACCATCGACACCATTTCAAGCCAGGATCAGGCCAATGACACATTGCTCGCTTTCGTCAACGGCGAGATCATGTCCATCGGCACCGTGACGCCTCTGGGCGGCGGCGTTTACAAACTTTTCCCGTTGCGCGCCAGGTTCAACACCAGCCAGCAGAATCATGCCATCGGTGATGAGGTCTGGTTGATCCGCCGCGATCAATTGAAAGCGCTGACCAATACCAGCTTTGTTGCCGCTCTGACGCGCTACTTCAAACTGCAGCCCAAGACCCTACGCGCGACGGTTGATTTGTCTCTCTGCTCGGCGATCAATTATTCCTTCACTGGCAATGGCCTGGGAGCTGTCGCTGGCCTGGCTCTGACCACTGCAGCATCCCTGCAGACGGATGGATCGATCCTTGCCAAGGTGTTTGCTTCATGGACCGCGTTCACCGATCCCGAAGTCGCGCTCTATGAGGTAGGCATCCAGCCTGCGGGCGGAACGTGGGACAATAAGACGGTTTCGAGCAATACGGCGGATTGGGTTGTACTGCCCAATGTCGTGTACTCTGTCCGCGTGCGCGCCATCTCGATTTATGGTGAGCGGTTCCCGTGGAGCACCACAGCTACGATCACCAGCGCCAAGGACACCACGGCCCCCGGCGTCTGCACCGGCCTGGCTGCGGTCGGAGCACTCCGCGTGATTCAGGTTTCGTGGACAAACCCAACCGACACGGATTTGAATTATATCGAGGTGTGGGAATCCTCCACCAATAACATCAGCGCCGCCGCATTGATAGCCAAAGTTTACACAACCAGCTTCGCTCGCGCCGGTCTCTCGCCTGGCGTCACGCGGTACTATTGGGTGCGTGCTGTCGATACCAGCGGGAACATCGGGACTTATTCTTCCGGAACCACGGCAGGCGTTGCGGGGACAACGCAGTTGACCGGTACCAGCGATCTCGACACCTATGCAGTGCAAAGCCAGAATATCGCGCCTGGAGCCATCACAGGGATCGCCTCCGCTGGGGCGAATGATACAGGTGGCGGTCAACTGAAAACCATCTCCGTTGCTTTAACAACATCTGGCGGTACTGTCCTATTATGGGGTAATCTGAGTGGTAAAGTTCAAGGCTGCTCCTCCGGAGTATCGTTTTCAATAAATTGGAAAGTGAAAGAAACCGGTTCCGGAACCACCATTTACAGTCAGTCAGTTGATTATTGGCCCACTGCGAGCACTCACTTTCCGAATCGCTGCATCGCCCTTGCCTTGGGCAACTTCACCGGCACAAAAACATTTGAGTTCTCTGCCCAGTGCAGTCTTAACTGGGTAACAAGCCCTGCCGTCAGGTTGGATGTCTTTGTGATGGAGATGAAAAAATGAACTACGTGGTGGTTGATTCTCAGGGAAACGTTCTCCGCTCTGGAACTTGCCAAGCCATCGATTTTCAGGCCCAGGCAGGTACAGGCGAGACAGTCATGGAAGGCACGCAAGATCAATACCAGTCCAGTGATGCACAGGGCGACCTGGCTACCATTAAAACCATGCTCAAAGCCCAGGTGGATGCCATCATTGAAACCCGCCGCCAGGCTTTGGTGACACCAGGCACTGTGATGCAGCTCGTTTATGGGATGAAGAAACTCGAAGCCTACGTCCTGAGCACCTTGCCCACCATTCCTGACCAGTCCACAGCCGAGGTCGCATTCCCGTTGCTGGCGAAGGAAGCCGCAGCCAGAGGCATCGCCCTTCAAGACATGGCCGCGCTGGTGGATTCAGCCAATGAAGCTTTCCGAACCGCGATGGCCGATCTGGAGGTTTTGCGCTTCGAAACCAAAGCCGCCATCGACGCTGCAGCCGATGAGGCTGCTGCCCGGACGGCTCTTTCTGCGCTTTTAGGGCCCACTTAAAGCGGCCCTGCGCTTGCCGTGCAGAGACTCTGCAGGGCACGTTCTTTGACAGCTTAGACGGGGTGAAAAGTATCAAACCTCTGTCAAAAAGTACCAAACTCGCCGTCGCGCTACAAATGGCGTTGCAACGGGGCATAACTTCAGTAGTTTTCATGCGGTATGATTGTACGCCGTCCGACATTAACATGGTTCGAATCCCTGTATTTTCCGTCCCTGATTGCGGGACTGGCCATTACATTCAAGCATTGGAGGAAAACGGTGCGGCAGCTTGCTTTTCCAGGAAAAGGCGACAAGCCCCGGACCTTGATGGATTTTTCGGCCACGGGCATGGTGACGATGGAATACCCCGACGAAAAGTGGCCGATGCCCGCAGGCTACCGCGGCGCACCCACGCTCGTGAAAGACGAGGAAGGCCGGGAAAAATGCGTCAGTTGCCAGCTTTGTGAATTTGTTTGTCCGCCGCGGGCGATTAAAATCACACCGGGCGACATCCCGTCCTACAGCCCATTTGCGAAGGTGGAAAAGGCGCCCAAGGAATTTCAAATTGACATGCTCCGCTGCATTTACTGCGGGTTGTGCGAGGAAGTCTGTCCCGAGGAGGCCATTTTTTTGAAGGCGGAATTTCCGATTTTGACGGGATACAACCGGGGCAGCATGGTGAATAACAAGCAAAAGCTTTACGAAATGGGGGGCATCACGCCGCTTCCAATCAAGAAATGGGCTGATAAGTGAGAGCCTGACCGGGCCAGCCGTTTCAACAATTAGATTGACCCGGCTTTCCCACTCCATAATTTTCATCGTTTAAATTTAACGCAATGGAAGCTTTGTTTTTTTGGATATTTGCAGCGGGGCTGATCGTTTCGGCCTGCGCTGTGGTTCTGAACCGGAACCCGGTTGCCTCCGCGCTTTCGCTGGTGGTGGCCTTTGGGTTTCTGGCGGCGCTATTCCTCACATTGGAAGCATTCTTCCTGGCTGTGGTGCAAATCATCGTGTACGCGGGCGCGGTCATGGTGCTGTTTTTGTTCATCATCATGCTGCTGGATATTCAGGCGGCGGCTCGGCGCCCGTTTCCTTATCTGCAACTGGTTTTTGTGGCGGTGGTTTCCGGGGCCTTTGGCTTTATTTTTCTCCGGGTTCTTTCCGGCATGCCCCACACCCAGGAGCCGCTGCATTGGGGCCGGCAACAGGTCGCGTTCGGCGCCAAGGAAGTGGGCAATCTGCTTTTTTCAAAATACATCCTGCCGTTTGAAATCACGGCCGTACTGCTGCTGGTGGCGACCCTGGGTGTCATCCTTCTGAGCAAACGGGAGGTGAAATGAACGCGCTGGCTGAAGTCACCCTGAACCATTACCTGGTTTTGAGCGGCATCCTTTTCACCATCGGCATGGCCGGGGTGATGTTGCGCCGCAGCATTCTGGTGATCTACATGTGCCTGGAACTCATGTTGAATGCGGCCAACCTGGCGCTGGTCGCCTTCAGCCGCTTTGCCGAACATCCCAATCTCAACGGCCACATGATGGTTTTTTTCATCATCACAGTCGCGGCGGCTGAAGTGGCGGTGGGCCTGGCGCTGATCGTCGCATTGTTCCGCCTCCGCCAAACCACCAGCATCAGCGACCTGACCACCCTGAAATTTTAAGCCATGAACTGGATTGTCTTACTTCCCCCCCTGCTGGCCGCCGTTGCCATCACGCTTCTCCTGCACCCGCTCAAAAAAGTGTCCGTCCTGGTTTCCATTCTGGCCTGCGCGGTTTCTTTTGCGGCGGCCCTGAAAATATTTTTTTCCGGGGACGCGGCGCTGATGTCTTCGGTCACCTGGGTCGATCTGCCCGGCCTGCGGGTCGAGATCGGCGGTTCGAGCGACCGGCTTGCCAGCCTCATGCTGTTGGTGGTTTCGGGAGTCGGGCTGTGCATCCACATTTTCGCCTACGGCTACATGGCGGAAGATCCGGGGCTGTCCCGCTTTTTTGCCAAGCTCAGTTTTTTCATGTTTTCCATGCTGGGCATCGTTCTGGCGAACAATCTCATCATGATGTACATTTTCTGGGAACTGGTGGGATTGAGCTCCTATTTCCTGATCGGGTTCTGGTTCCAGCGCCCCAGCGCCGCAGAGGCCGCCAAGAAGGCCTTTATTGTCAACCGCATCGGGGACTTTGGCTTTCTGCTCGGCATCCTCGGAGTCTGGGCGGCATGGCACTCGCTGGATTTTGCCGAGCTTCAAAGCCGCGCATTGCCGGGCAGTGTGGCCGGCTGGAGCGCCACGCTGATTGCGCTGGGATTGTTCATGGGCTGCGTGGGCAAATCCGCCCAGTTGCCGCTGCATGTCTGGCTGCCTGACGCGATGGAAGGCCCGACGCCCGTGTCGGCCTTGATCCACGCAGCCACGATGGTTGCCGCCGGCGTTTATATGCTTTGCCGCGTGTTTTTCATCCTCCAACTGAGCACCCACGCTTTGGCTGTTATTTCGGTGGTAGGTGTTTCAACGGCGGTTTTTGCGGCCGTCATTGCCACGCAGCAGAACGACATCAAGCGCATCCTGGCCTATTCCACGCTGTCCCAGCTTGGGTACATGGTCATGGCCGTCGGGCTTTCGGCGACCACGGCCGCCATGTTTCATCTGACGACGCACGCCTTTTTCAAGGCCCTGCTGTTCCTTGCCGCCGGTTCTCTGATCCACTCGTTGCATCATGAGCAGGACATCTGGAAAATGGGCGGGTTGCGAAAAAAGATGCCGGTGACATTTTGGACGTTTTTAATCGGCACGCTTGCGTTGACGGGTTTTCCGCTGTTGGCTGGATTTTGGAGCAAGGACGCGATTTTGACGGCGGCCTTTCATCAGAACATCGTGATTTTTTCAATGGCGGTTTTTACGGCGGGATTGACGGCCTATTATATGTTCCGCCTCTTCACGGTCGCGTTTTTGGGGTCGCCCCGTTCGGATGTTGTTTCCCATGCCCACGAATCCCCGGCAGTGATGACGATTCCGCTGCTGGTTCTTGCGGTGCTTTCCATTGCGGGCGGCTATCTGGGAATCGAGGAATATCTCAGGCACGGTTCCTTGCCCGGCCATGAAGAGGGGGCGGGGGCGGTGATGGGTCTTTCGGTTGCCGTCTTTACCATCGGAGCGCTGGCCGCGTGGTTGCTGTTCAGGCGTTCCACTGGGGAACCTTTTATAATCACGCTGCTTGCCCGGAAATTTTATATCGACGAGATTTATGATGCGGTTTTTGTCGAGGGGCAGCAGTTGTTGGCCCGTCTTTTCAACTGGTTTGACAAGTGGGTGATCGGCGGGATGCTGGTCCGGGGCACGGCCGTGGCTGGAACCATCACGGGCGAGGTGCTCCGGCTCTTCCAGGGCGGCAGTTTGCAGGCGTATGCCGTCCTTTTCATCCTCGGTGTTATTTTTGTCTGTTACTGGATTTTAATCCGTCCCTTTGTATGAGCCATTTGATCCTTTTCATGTTGTTGTCGCCCTTGGTCGCTTGCGTGGGCATTGTTTGCGGCCTGCCGGAAAAACGCACGGCGATGGCCTCTGTCCTGGCCAATCTCGTTGCGGTGCTGATTCTGGCGTTTGGCTTTCAAACGGGCGCCGGTGGATACCAGTTTGTCAGTTCATTTCCCGCGATCCAACTGCCGGGCTTTTTCAACATCACGTTCAAGGTCGGGGTGGATGGGCTGGCTTTGCCGATGGTTTTGTTGACGTCCCTGGTCTCGACCGCGGCCGTGGCGCTGGCGCCCGAAAACATCCGCCGCCGCCGCGAGTTTTACATCTGCATTTTGCTGGTTGTTTTCGGCGCGCTGGGCGCGTTTTTCTCAATCGACCTGTTCTTCCTTTATGTCTTCCACGAGGTGGCGCTGATTCCGACCTTCCTGCTGATCGGAATCTGGGGCGGTGTGGACCGCAAATTTGCCGCCACCCAGTTGACATTGTATCTGGCTGCGGGGAGCCTCGTGTTGCTGGCGGGGTTGCTGGCCTTTTATTTTGCCCTGCCGGCCGATGCGCGCAGTTTTGACCTGGAGGCGATCCGCCAGACCCTGGCGGCACGGCCATTTTCAAATTCGGCGCAAAGCGTCATTTATCCGCTGCTTCTGGCCGGTTTTGGCATCTTGGTGTCGCTCTTTCCCTTCCACACCTGGGCGCCGGCCGGATATGCGGCGGCCCCGACTCCGGCGGCCATGCTGCATGCGGGCGTGTTGAAAAAATTCGGGCTCTACGGCCTGCTGCGGCTTGCGGTGCCGTTTTTGCCGTTTGGAATGCAGCAATACATGAATGTGCTGCTGTTGTTGTTGCTGGCCAATGTGATTTATGTCGGGCTGGTGACGATCAACCAAAAGGAACTGAATTACATGCTGGGTTATTCCAGCGTCATGCACATGGGCTTTTTGTTTCTCGGGTTGGCGGCCTTGAATGAGATTGGATTGACAGGCCTTGTGCTATTGATGGTGGCCCACGGATTGAGCGTGGCGCTTTTATTCGGACTTTCCGGCGAGATTCGCGCGCGGACCGGTTCGACGCGTTTCAGCGAGTTGGGCGGGTTGGCCCAAAAAACTCCGATCCTGGCATTTTTGTTTATTTTTGCGGGGCTGGCCTCGCTGGGAATGCCCGGCTTGGGCAATTTTTCCGGCGAGATTCTGATTTTTTTCGGAGCCTGGGCGAAATATCCCTATGTGGCGATTCTGGCCGTCTGGGGTGTTGTGATCTCGGCGGTCTATGTGTTGCGGGCTGTTGGCAGCATTTTCTTCGGTGACCTGCTCCCGTCCCTGCACGAGGCCGGGGATGTACTGAAATGGGCGCAACGCTGGCCGTTTGTGCTTTTGTCCGTATCGCTTCTTGTGGTTGGTGTTTATCCGAAATCTCTCATGGTATTTATCAAACCGGCTGTGCAGGCCTTGCTTGGATTATGAAACTGTTACTGATGCCCGAATTTCAACTGCTGCTCTGGGCGGTTTTGCTGCTGATTTTTGAGGCGTACCGCCCGCAGACATCGGCAAAGGTGATTGCGCGACTTGCGATTTTTGGGGCCGCGCTGGTTTTTGCGGGGCTGTTTTGCCCGAAGCTCAATCTCGATGCCGGCTATAGTTGGGAGGGGCTTTACAAGCTCGATTCGCTGGCGGTGTTTTTCAAGGGATTTTTCCTGCTCACCCTGATTGTGGTGTTGTGGATGTCCGGTGAGTTTGTGGAAGAGCTGCCGCTGGCGCGCAACGAATTTCTGATTTTGCCCCTGTTTCCGACGGTGGGCATGATGCTGCTGGCGTCGGCGGTCGATTTCATGACCGTGTTTGTCGCCATCGAACTGGTGACGATCTCGTTCTATATTCTGGTGGCCTATCAAAGGAATAACGCGGCCTCACTCGAGGCCGGCGCGAAATATCTGGTGATCGGCGCCCTGTCCACGGGGTTTCTTGTCTATGGGATCGCCTTTTTGTATGGCAGCGTGGGGAGTACGGCTTTCAGCGATATCCTGGGCGCGCTGGCCGTTTCCGGAAAGAGCATCAATCCGGGGCTTTTATTCGCGATGGTCCTGATTGTGACGGGCCTTGCGTTCAAGGTCTCGGCGGTTCCCTTCCATGTTTGGGCGCCGGATGTGTATCAGGGCGCCCCGACGCCGGTCACGGCGTTTCTGGCGGTGGGGAGCAAGGCTGCTGGCTTTGCGGTGTTGCTGAGGATTTTGGATCTGGACGGATTCAGTCATGCGGCGCTGGTTCCATACTCCAGCTCCCTGCTGGTGGTGCTTGCTGGCGCTACTGTAGTGCTGGGTAATTTTGCCGCCTTGCCGCAGCGCAATATCAAGAGATTGCTGGCTTATTCGAGCATCGGCCATGCGGGGTTTATGTTGATGGCCTTGAGCTGCCATACCGTTCGCGGAGTTGAAGCAGTGTTGATTTATCTGGTGATTTACATGCTGGCGGCCCTGCTGGCGTTTTTCGTCATTACGCTGGTTTCACGGCAGGTGGGGGGAGACGAGCTGTCGAACTATTCCGGATTGTCGCAACGCTCACCGCTGGCGGCTTTTGCCCTGCTTGTGGCTTTTGTTTCCATGGCCGGCATTCCGCCCCTGGCAGGATTTTTGGGGAAATTGGCGGTCTTTGCGGCAGTCTGGGAGACCAGGCGCTATTTCCTGCTGGCCCTGGGTATTATTTCCGCCGCTGCGGGTTTGTATTACTATCTGGGCGTGGTTCGTTCGATGTATTGGAATGAGCCGACCCGCGAGGCGCCGGCTGTTGAACTTTCATTCAGCTCCCAGATCCTGGTATGGTTTCTCACCCTGGCGCTGATCATCCTGGGTTTCTCCCAGATACCTTTGGTGGTAATCATTCGTCAGGCCTTGGGCGGCTTGAGGCACGGGTGAGGGTTCTGGGTTCTTTTGCAAAAAATCAAGCAGTGTCATCCGTTGCCAGAGCATCTTGTATTTACTCCGTCTCACGCCCATGCGTTCCGCCGCGTCGGACGAGAACCCAAACCTTTCAAAAAAAACTGTTTTGAGCGGGAATGAACGGGAGGCCTACCGCAACGCGGTAGCGTCGTTCAGCCCAGGGTTGGCGCGAGTCTGCGAGGGCCTGCCCTGGGTATTTATCAAAATGAGTTTCAACCCGCAACGCGGGTTGCGTCTGTTTTATCAAATCGCCGGAACCGCTTTCAGGGTTCGGGATGATTTTTGATTTTACCCAGGGTAGCTCGTTCTTCGCAACCCTGGGCTGAAAGACGGAACGCCGTTGGCGTTTTAATAAGACGTCATTTGGCGTCGAATGTACCCAGGTGTTTGAGAACATCCGAGCGGAAGGCGTCGATGTGTTTTGTGACGAAATCGGCAACGGACAGCGAGGGCTCGGCGGTCAGAGGTGACAAATCCATGGCCCAGGTGAGGGCTTGCGCCTGATCAGGTAGGTGCGGCTCGGAAAAGGTGGCGTTGGCCATGCGGCGCCCGAGCGCAGCCTGTTCGTAACGTTTGCCGCCGACAATCTGGGATTGGAATACGCGGATGAGCTGGCGGGCGAGGATATCGTTCTGGTCGGCGCGCAACGCAATTTTGAATTTGTCAGGAAGCCAGTCGAGATTGCGCCAGACTTCGCAGCCCAGAACTTGTTTGGGCCGATGCTCCGGCTTAAGTGTTCGCAAGGCGTTGATGCTGCGGATGGCCAGGGCGACATGGGTGTCGTGCTTGTCGGCGGGGTTGTGAAGATAAACCACATCGGGCCTGCAGTGTTGTAGAATGGAAGCCAGATCGCCTGTCGCTTCGCTGAAAGCGGGATCTTTTACCTTTGTGCTGGGATACCCCAGTTGGATGAGCAGGCCGTATTGGCCGATCTCGGCGGCATGGCGCTGCTCGCTCTTTCTGGTCTCCCGCATTTCTTCGTTGCTGCAATTGGTGTAGGGGCCGCTGCGCGGGCTTCCGGCCCCGTCGGTGGCAATAATGGCCGTGAACCAGTTGTCAGGTTTTTCATGGCACTCGGCAATGCCGTGGAAGGCCATGATTTCGGCGTCGTCCTGATGCGCCGCGATGCACAGATGGGTGGTCCGCTCCAATGCTTCTTCCAGCGGGCTTCCGTCCGGGACGTAGATGTCGGCCTTGGCTTGAAGGTTCATCGCGCTCATTTTGTTTCCATGATGTAAACACCGTCCCAGTCCTTGCCGGGAGGATGCCGACTCAATTCATTACAGCGCCTGGCAAACAGGCGGGCGAGCGTATTTTCCGCATCCTGGGAAGATGCGGACTCGAAAAGCTGCAGGGCTTCCTCGAATTTTCCGGTGCGGTAGGCGATCACGCCCTGTTCGTACTGTTCCAACGAGCTTTGTTGTTGAGAGGTGAGGGGTGTTTCGATCCGTCCGAGCACATAAAACGTGTCCACGGGTCTGGATCTGCCCATTGCGCGGATGAGATCGACGGTTTGGAGGTGGAACTTGTTCTTAACCAATGTAGCGACATTTTCTCCGAGGATCAGCGGGATTTTATACTGTTTGGTGACGCCTTCCAGGCGGGAGGCCAGGTTCACGGCGTCGCCGATCACCGTGATGTCCTTGCGCCGGGGGGAGCCCATTTCTCCGGCGAGGACTTCGCCGTGGTTGATGCCGATGCCGATCTCCAAGGGAGGACGTCCTGTTTGGCTCCAGTGGTTATTTAAAGTTTTCAGGGAGTCCAGCATGT
This genomic window contains:
- a CDS encoding NADH-quinone oxidoreductase subunit I; its protein translation is MIVRRPTLTWFESLYFPSLIAGLAITFKHWRKTVRQLAFPGKGDKPRTLMDFSATGMVTMEYPDEKWPMPAGYRGAPTLVKDEEGREKCVSCQLCEFVCPPRAIKITPGDIPSYSPFAKVEKAPKEFQIDMLRCIYCGLCEEVCPEEAIFLKAEFPILTGYNRGSMVNNKQKLYEMGGITPLPIKKWADK
- a CDS encoding NADH-quinone oxidoreductase subunit J, giving the protein MEALFFWIFAAGLIVSACAVVLNRNPVASALSLVVAFGFLAALFLTLEAFFLAVVQIIVYAGAVMVLFLFIIMLLDIQAAARRPFPYLQLVFVAVVSGAFGFIFLRVLSGMPHTQEPLHWGRQQVAFGAKEVGNLLFSKYILPFEITAVLLLVATLGVILLSKREVK
- the nuoK gene encoding NADH-quinone oxidoreductase subunit NuoK, translated to MNALAEVTLNHYLVLSGILFTIGMAGVMLRRSILVIYMCLELMLNAANLALVAFSRFAEHPNLNGHMMVFFIITVAAAEVAVGLALIVALFRLRQTTSISDLTTLKF
- the nuoL gene encoding NADH-quinone oxidoreductase subunit L, producing the protein MNWIVLLPPLLAAVAITLLLHPLKKVSVLVSILACAVSFAAALKIFFSGDAALMSSVTWVDLPGLRVEIGGSSDRLASLMLLVVSGVGLCIHIFAYGYMAEDPGLSRFFAKLSFFMFSMLGIVLANNLIMMYIFWELVGLSSYFLIGFWFQRPSAAEAAKKAFIVNRIGDFGFLLGILGVWAAWHSLDFAELQSRALPGSVAGWSATLIALGLFMGCVGKSAQLPLHVWLPDAMEGPTPVSALIHAATMVAAGVYMLCRVFFILQLSTHALAVISVVGVSTAVFAAVIATQQNDIKRILAYSTLSQLGYMVMAVGLSATTAAMFHLTTHAFFKALLFLAAGSLIHSLHHEQDIWKMGGLRKKMPVTFWTFLIGTLALTGFPLLAGFWSKDAILTAAFHQNIVIFSMAVFTAGLTAYYMFRLFTVAFLGSPRSDVVSHAHESPAVMTIPLLVLAVLSIAGGYLGIEEYLRHGSLPGHEEGAGAVMGLSVAVFTIGALAAWLLFRRSTGEPFIITLLARKFYIDEIYDAVFVEGQQLLARLFNWFDKWVIGGMLVRGTAVAGTITGEVLRLFQGGSLQAYAVLFILGVIFVCYWILIRPFV
- a CDS encoding NADH-quinone oxidoreductase subunit M, yielding MSHLILFMLLSPLVACVGIVCGLPEKRTAMASVLANLVAVLILAFGFQTGAGGYQFVSSFPAIQLPGFFNITFKVGVDGLALPMVLLTSLVSTAAVALAPENIRRRREFYICILLVVFGALGAFFSIDLFFLYVFHEVALIPTFLLIGIWGGVDRKFAATQLTLYLAAGSLVLLAGLLAFYFALPADARSFDLEAIRQTLAARPFSNSAQSVIYPLLLAGFGILVSLFPFHTWAPAGYAAAPTPAAMLHAGVLKKFGLYGLLRLAVPFLPFGMQQYMNVLLLLLLANVIYVGLVTINQKELNYMLGYSSVMHMGFLFLGLAALNEIGLTGLVLLMVAHGLSVALLFGLSGEIRARTGSTRFSELGGLAQKTPILAFLFIFAGLASLGMPGLGNFSGEILIFFGAWAKYPYVAILAVWGVVISAVYVLRAVGSIFFGDLLPSLHEAGDVLKWAQRWPFVLLSVSLLVVGVYPKSLMVFIKPAVQALLGL
- a CDS encoding NADH-quinone oxidoreductase subunit N, with protein sequence MKLLLMPEFQLLLWAVLLLIFEAYRPQTSAKVIARLAIFGAALVFAGLFCPKLNLDAGYSWEGLYKLDSLAVFFKGFFLLTLIVVLWMSGEFVEELPLARNEFLILPLFPTVGMMLLASAVDFMTVFVAIELVTISFYILVAYQRNNAASLEAGAKYLVIGALSTGFLVYGIAFLYGSVGSTAFSDILGALAVSGKSINPGLLFAMVLIVTGLAFKVSAVPFHVWAPDVYQGAPTPVTAFLAVGSKAAGFAVLLRILDLDGFSHAALVPYSSSLLVVLAGATVVLGNFAALPQRNIKRLLAYSSIGHAGFMLMALSCHTVRGVEAVLIYLVIYMLAALLAFFVITLVSRQVGGDELSNYSGLSQRSPLAAFALLVAFVSMAGIPPLAGFLGKLAVFAAVWETRRYFLLALGIISAAAGLYYYLGVVRSMYWNEPTREAPAVELSFSSQILVWFLTLALIILGFSQIPLVVIIRQALGGLRHG
- a CDS encoding PIG-L family deacetylase codes for the protein MNLQAKADIYVPDGSPLEEALERTTHLCIAAHQDDAEIMAFHGIAECHEKPDNWFTAIIATDGAGSPRSGPYTNCSNEEMRETRKSEQRHAAEIGQYGLLIQLGYPSTKVKDPAFSEATGDLASILQHCRPDVVYLHNPADKHDTHVALAIRSINALRTLKPEHRPKQVLGCEVWRNLDWLPDKFKIALRADQNDILARQLIRVFQSQIVGGKRYEQAALGRRMANATFSEPHLPDQAQALTWAMDLSPLTAEPSLSVADFVTKHIDAFRSDVLKHLGTFDAK